A window of Emcibacter nanhaiensis genomic DNA:
GCCTGTTCACAGGCAAACATGGTGCCGGTACGGCCAAAACCGGTGAAAATTTCGTCCAGTATGAACAGCACATCTGCTTTGCGGCAGGCCTCGGCAATGCCTCCCAGAATTTCCGCTTCGTGAAACTTCATGCCGCCTGCGCCCTGGATCAGCGGTTCCATGATCACCCCGGCAATGCTGTCCTTGTTTTCCCGAAGAAATTGTTTCAGTTCCGCCAGATCCTCGTCGCTTTGCGGCAGGGTCCGGATATATTGTTGCTGCAGGTAGCCGCCGAACGCCTTGTGCATGCCGTCGTCGCTGTCGCCCACCGACATGGCGGCAGAGGTATCCCCGTGATAGCCGGCCTTGAACCCGACAAAGCGGGCCCGGCCTTCGATACCCTGGTTGAGCCAGAACTGCACCGCCATCTTCAGGGCGATTTCCACGGAGACCGATCCGGATTCGGAAAAAAAGACGTGATTAAGGTCGCCGGGCAGAAGCCCTGCCAGCCGCCGCGACAGGTCAAGCGCCCCCTCATGGACCAGGCCGCCCAGCATCACATGGGACATCCGGTCGATCTGCGCCTTCATTTTCTCTTTCATGCCGGGATGGTTATAGCCGTGGCAGGCGGTCCACCAGCTGGCGATGCCGTCAAGAAGCCTGCGGCCGTCGGCCAGCTCCAGGTAAACCCCGTCGGTGCCGACCACCGGCAAGGCATCCGGCGCCGTTTTCATCTGGGTATAGGGCAGCCAGATATTGTCATAGCCTTCCCGGTACCATTCCGGAAGATCCGCGCTCAGCTC
This region includes:
- a CDS encoding adenosylmethionine--8-amino-7-oxononanoate transaminase, whose translation is MSADLPEWYREGYDNIWLPYTQMKTAPDALPVVGTDGVYLELADGRRLLDGIASWWTACHGYNHPGMKEKMKAQIDRMSHVMLGGLVHEGALDLSRRLAGLLPGDLNHVFFSESGSVSVEIALKMAVQFWLNQGIEGRARFVGFKAGYHGDTSAAMSVGDSDDGMHKAFGGYLQQQYIRTLPQSDEDLAELKQFLRENKDSIAGVIMEPLIQGAGGMKFHEAEILGGIAEACRKADVLFILDEIFTGFGRTGTMFACEQAEVVPDIICLGKALTAGTVAMAATVATDRVYEAFLSDDPEKAFMHGPTYMANPLACAAANASLDIFEEEDVLDRVKKIEGHLTQSFAQFRDKPGVVDVRVKGAVAVIQLERIEDTAKLREEFVREGVWIRPLGDVIYVTPALSIESAEISALTEAIDNVLNRSSWNDSNQ